The Triticum aestivum cultivar Chinese Spring chromosome 5A, IWGSC CS RefSeq v2.1, whole genome shotgun sequence genomic sequence CCTCAATTGGAATACCTTGTCTTTTTCCAAATTGTCTTGCCACACGGTCTACAAAGTGCCACTCGACtgcgaagaagcatatcattgggcaCCTCGCCCGCCAAAGATGGCTATCACGCGTGCACATCTCATTAAGATCAAAGTCACGATCTTCCACATAAGGCAACCAATGTACCTGCAAAACAAAGAGATACATTGTTAGCTACATACATAAGTTTCATTCTTGACTAAATTTTATCTCATCGAACTTCTCATAACCTGCTCAGCAGTCAAGGTGTCTAGCTCGTTCATatagcacttgtatcgcacatgcgAGCTTCCTGTGTACACTGTCACTTGTTCCCAATAGTAAGCAAGCGTAGGGCGCCGATATGGATCATCATCATGCAACCCGTCATGATTACCTCGTGGGTTTGCCATGAGGGGGTTCTTCAAATCGGGCCGTCCAACCGGGATCCGCTCCCACATCCACACGGATAGGCTCCAAACAAATCCAGACAATGAGGATGTACCTCCATTCCTCCGACACGCCAAGTCAAGCTGCAATCAAACAAACATGTTAGATATGGAGGCGCATGACAAATGCAAAAAAATTGGTTGCAAATATCTCTTACCTGACGATACAAGTATGCTAGTGCGGCCGAACCCCAGCTATACTGGGTATCCCAGTTATTAAGTGGCTCCAAGAACATCCAGAGGGCTGAGTTCCCGGTTGCATCTGAGAAGACTACCTTGGTTAGTACATACCAAAGATAGGCCCGCGCGTACTGCTGCACAACCACGTCATTGGCATCCTGAGGGCACGGGTTGGTGTTTCCTCTGACCAGTTTTAGCCAAGAATGCCTCACTTTCGCTGTATCGGTCTTGCCTTCCTGAGGGCCCTCGGGCTGAACGCCAATTAAATCGGCAGTCCGTTCTCGCCAATTACCCACGCTGACACGACCGGTAACAGCTTGTCCATTGATAGGAAGGCCGCTTATCATAGCCATGTCCTGTAGGGTCATcgtcatctccccacatggaaggTGGAAGGAGTGAGTCTCCGGCCTCCAACGATCCACAAGTGCGGTCAGCGCCGCGTGGTTCACCGGCGAAGCGTGTCGCTTAAACTGCAACACGAATGGGAGAAGACCCAATCTCCGAATGTAAGGCTCATACCGCGGGTCGTAATCAAAGTCATCAGCGGAatgacccctcatgcgcatagcAACTACAACCTGCAAATAAAGTGATGTTTTAATAATCAATACAAGAACACAAATGAGAAACAACGAAAATTGACCCAGTCTTGCTTCTTACCTGTCCATTTTCAATGGCACgagcacgatgctccttatcccactCATCGATTAATCCGTCATACCAAGTTCCATCACTATCTGCCATCCTACAAAAAAAATTCACAAACATCTATGAATACATGAACAATATCAAACAATTTCCTTCTCCAAGTTTATTCCATATGAAAACACCATTCTTCTCAAACATAACCACATCATTTCTTTCTTCTACATATGCACACATATCATCTAGAGTACCAAATTTCACCATCAAATATATTTCATTATCATCATCCGCCATTCTATTGAACAAATCATGTCACACACAATAAGAAAATTTCATCATCTCTTTTGCATAAATTTTTTTGCCAACAATAGTATGCCAACAATAGGATTATCTACACATACACACATCATCTATCAAACCAAATATAGTATGCCAAAGTCTATTTTACATACACAAATCATATATTCATCACCCCtcttaattcaaaaaaaaatcctatggacAACATATACACAAAACCGAATTGATTTTACCTACATGTTCAACTACACATCATCTACTGCATACCTAATCATCTATCAACTACACAAAAttttctaaaaataagaaaccatcTACTCATCTAACATCACCTAGTGTTGAATAATGCATCCaaccaaagaggggaaaacaaaaaaaattggaggGAATGGGGGAGAATACCTCAAAGAAGCTTGGGGGGGTCCGATCTGTGAGTTTGAGGGGTTGATGGAGTAGATcaagggtggtggtggtgggagggAGAGAAGGGGCGAAGAACAGAGCCCTCTGTTCGTCGTGCGCCGCCAGAAGAAAGATGGGGATGGGTGGGCTGGCCCGCGCGGTTATCCACTTaccggggccagacgccagggaccctggcgtctggcccctttgccacgtcagcaggtcaacgggcaggcgggcagtgcgggccaggggccagacgccagggaccgtggcgtctgcttcgtaacccagacgccagggaccttggcgtcacCGAAAAAGATCAGAaacgaatttttttttgaaacgaggtcaaatcgggatttagtttgccttaagggtcagaacagtaattttgtccACCGAATGCATTATGATAATATAAAATGAAAACTGAGGCACAGCAGCTGCCCATTTGGAGCCCAATGATGGCGGTCGAACCGTGGTTTAAAAGCTCAATATCGAagcatgatggctaatgatggcgATCCACGGCATGGCACGTCCCATGGCGCATGGCGAGGAGAGGATCAGCAGCGACCATTGCCGCTGGCCGCGCGCCGGCCGGTCCCAGCCCCTGACACGGCGCGTGGGCTGGCTCTCCGGCGCGGCGCCCAGCGGGAATGGATCCGCCATCCGCGACAAAGCAACACCGGGCCTCTCAAAGCAAACGAATATTCAATATATACCAACAGTACCACGCGTACAACTAAGCCGAACTGAGCTCTGAGCAAGCATCGTAGTACCACTACGTAGAGAGAGCGGTACCAAGCAAGATCCATGGAGTAGTAGTTGGAGGGAGAGGAATCAATTGATTGATGTGAGGGACCAGGCAGTGAGGTAGAAATAACATGCAGGCGGAGGCAGAGGCAGGCAGGGGGCAGTGGTGGTGTTTATTACTGTGGTCATAGGATGGGAGTGTGCAATTCTGGTGTAAGCCAACCTGAATGCAGCTAGCTAGGGGACAGCCCAATCTTACCCCATCAATAATGTGAGTGCAGGGCGCAGGAAAAAGAAAGCATAGCCAAAAACTGCACCTAgcatcctctcctctcctctcctctccttcctcgcTCGCTCACATGGACCACCGCAACCATCATCATCACCTTCTCCATTCACCTCTGTCTGTCACCATGGTCGGGAGGAGTAGTAGACTAGTATATCTTTCTTCCCTCACACCACACCGACGAAGCAGGCCAGAAAGCTAAAGGCACTACTGAGTTGAGTTGACAACATTCCACTACTGCTACTCCCTCCAGTAGTATATGTGCGTGGAGTTGTAGTCATGCATCCACAGCACGGAACACGCAAAGCAAACCAAAGCGAACACAATGGCGATATGCATGCAAGAAGGAAACCACCAGCAGCACCTTCTTAGTCTCGAATTATAAAAAGCACCATCATCTCTTATGACAACTATAGATAATTACTATACCTACCTTCGCCTTCAAGGAAGTTCACTTTTTTTTGCTGAGAAAATAAGCTAAGTAAGAGAGAAAAAGGAGCGAGCTAGATGGGATGGGACTCGTTTCCCATGTATACTGACTGACTGACTGAGCCGGTGatggacgacgatgacgacgacgatctCAGAGTTCCTTCCTTCCGGTTGGCTGGTTGGTTGGTTGGCTTTGAACAGAGCGGCGgcggtgagaagagaagagaaaGGAAAGCACCCGCCGGCCACTGCACTGCACTGGGTACAGCACAGCGGCGGCGGCCACGATCCGTCTCCTCTCACATCACCGAGCAGCTGTTGGGGTTCTCGTCGCTGAAGTAGTTGTAAGGGTCCGCGTGCGGGTGCGGCTGCATCGGCATCGGGTACGCCATGGGGTACGGCATGGGCGGCCGCCCGTACCCGTACCCCATCGGCATCGCCGGGTACCCCGCCGGAGCGCCACCACCGCCGTGGTGAGGGTGGGGGTGGGCGTGCGCGTTCAACATcgccgcctgctgctgctgctgctgctgctgcatcatcatttgttgctggtgctgcatcatGGCCATGTACTGCTGCTGCGCCATGGGGTTCCCGGCAGCCTGCATCATCTCGGCGGGGCCGGACGGcatgccgccgcccgcgcctccctggAAGAACCCAGGTGGAGGCATGCCGCCGGCCGGCATGCCATGAGCG encodes the following:
- the LOC123103045 gene encoding serine/threonine-protein phosphatase 7 long form homolog produces the protein MFVNFFCRMADSDGTWYDGLIDEWDKEHRARAIENGQVVVAMRMRGHSADDFDYDPRYEPYIRRLGLLPFVLQFKRHASPVNHAALTALVDRWRPETHSFHLPCGEMTMTLQDMAMISGLPINGQAVTGRVSVGNWRERTADLIGVQPEGPQEGKTDTAKVRHSWLKLVRGNTNPCPQDANDVVVQQYARAYLWYVLTKVVFSDATGNSALWMFLEPLNNWDTQYSWGSAALAYLYRQLDLACRRNGGTSSLSGFVWSLSVWMWERIPVGRPDLKNPLMANPRGNHDGLHDDDPYRRPTLAYYWEQVTVYTGSSHVRYKCYMNELDTLTAEQVHWLPYVEDRDFDLNEMCTRDSHLWRARCPMICFFAVEWHFVDRVARQFGKRQGIPIEESKEEMLSLHRFDRRNNQDISDWANKHRAWIEIWNQRDTLVQSENRPHNQSAYQKYQVWYADRYWLKLKPGWTHEEWSELVSEDPETAEGYHTFNTAVRDTRGAHVDYAPMHDEMGRELLLCVNDANVALSHPPGGALSERTLRSTMEKFKKRFHKMATMLSCHGAQSSDVYAPGSRAARANKRRYVQNEEDIEEEVNEEEPAHQEEPTHHDEHEYDATHQEDHEYDVDAPQPSQVTQPTQGNARSKKGKAIAKTPDQKGRKKIWNTQFHSPEYPHQFMPAGMQRYKSNIDAEAEEASEEEEHEASEEEEHTLADIVKRGRKK